In Brevibacillus brevis NBRC 100599, a single genomic region encodes these proteins:
- a CDS encoding alpha/beta fold hydrolase, with protein sequence MRKVMLWLTGWGMPDCSWDAVRSQFPSYQHIIPTYSDVTDSSQFYERVVEEVRSLAAQELIVVGWSMGGMLGIRLAAQYPVSGLVLIGTTARFICERHDLRAGWHPVVLQRMKRQLSVARERVMDAFVEQMLTPGEREQTGLYVRLDSQKWSTTALIAGLTYLEEEDCRPFLSSLTTPTLVIQGTEDAICSLAAGEELAGSLSGANFVQIPDCGHAPHVFVPEVVGDSLKRMVEQLAEEGNQQPI encoded by the coding sequence GTGAGAAAAGTGATGCTGTGGCTAACCGGGTGGGGAATGCCAGATTGCAGCTGGGATGCAGTTCGCTCACAGTTTCCTTCCTATCAGCACATCATTCCTACTTATTCGGACGTCACTGATTCCTCGCAATTTTACGAGAGAGTAGTAGAGGAAGTCCGCTCTCTAGCAGCGCAGGAGCTGATTGTAGTGGGGTGGTCTATGGGAGGGATGCTCGGAATACGCCTTGCTGCCCAGTACCCGGTCTCAGGACTTGTTTTGATCGGCACAACAGCTCGCTTTATCTGCGAACGGCATGACCTTCGCGCTGGGTGGCATCCTGTTGTTTTACAGAGGATGAAAAGGCAGCTTTCTGTAGCACGCGAGCGGGTGATGGACGCATTTGTCGAACAGATGCTCACACCGGGTGAGCGTGAACAAACAGGTCTGTATGTGAGACTGGACAGCCAGAAGTGGAGTACGACGGCGTTGATTGCGGGCTTGACCTACTTAGAAGAAGAGGATTGCCGCCCGTTCTTGTCTTCGCTGACTACTCCGACTCTCGTCATTCAAGGCACGGAGGATGCAATCTGTTCGCTCGCAGCCGGAGAAGAACTGGCGGGTAGCCTTTCAGGTGCCAATTTCGTTCAAATTCCTGACTGTGGTCATGCCCCGCATGTATTTGTTCCGGAGGTTGTAGGAGATTCGCTAAAGAGGATGGTGGAGCAGCTTGCAGAAGAGGGCAATCAGCAGCCGATTTAG
- the bioF gene encoding 8-amino-7-oxononanoate synthase: MNKRYTWLEEEYDSLRKQSLAREWNTVESASDRTGTWIQVEGKPLLNLSSNNYLGLAHDQRIVEAGKLAAEEWGAGGTASRLVHGNYALYDELEQRLAAWKEREAALVFANGYQANTGVIAALAGRGDAVFSDRLNHASIVDGIVLSRAEHFRYRHNDMEHLEFLLKKHQDARRKWIVTDSIFSMDGDKAPLLELVKLRDRYDTMLMVDEAHAGGVRGEEGQGLCHELGIAGKVDVLMGTFSKAFGVYGAYVCADEIIIRYLMTKARSLVYSTALPPAVIGSNLAALSLVQTDSWRRKAVRQNALMFRQLLRSRGFTVDEEDTPIIPLTLGENEWTLQFSKRLRQRGIAAVAIRPPTVPAGTARIRFTVMAAHTREELEWACEQVSVIRDELQKGGTIS; the protein is encoded by the coding sequence ATGAATAAACGCTACACATGGCTGGAAGAAGAATACGATTCATTGCGGAAACAATCGTTGGCAAGAGAGTGGAACACCGTAGAGTCAGCCAGTGATCGTACAGGCACGTGGATTCAAGTCGAAGGGAAACCATTATTAAATCTGTCATCGAACAACTATTTGGGCTTGGCCCACGATCAACGAATCGTGGAAGCTGGCAAATTGGCGGCAGAGGAGTGGGGGGCAGGAGGAACTGCCTCTCGTCTCGTCCATGGAAACTACGCGTTATATGACGAGCTGGAACAACGATTGGCGGCGTGGAAAGAGAGAGAAGCGGCGCTTGTTTTTGCAAACGGCTATCAGGCAAATACAGGGGTAATTGCAGCGCTTGCTGGAAGAGGCGACGCTGTTTTTAGTGATCGGTTGAATCACGCCAGCATTGTAGATGGGATCGTGCTCAGTCGGGCGGAGCATTTTCGGTACAGACATAACGACATGGAGCATCTGGAGTTTTTACTGAAAAAGCACCAGGATGCAAGACGGAAGTGGATCGTCACGGACAGCATATTCTCCATGGACGGTGATAAAGCTCCCCTACTTGAATTGGTAAAACTGCGTGATCGTTACGATACCATGCTGATGGTTGACGAAGCCCATGCAGGGGGAGTGCGTGGTGAAGAAGGGCAGGGCTTGTGCCACGAGCTCGGCATCGCCGGAAAAGTCGATGTGTTGATGGGAACCTTCAGCAAGGCATTTGGTGTTTATGGGGCATACGTATGCGCAGATGAGATCATCATTCGTTATTTGATGACAAAAGCGCGCTCGCTGGTCTATTCCACAGCTCTGCCTCCTGCTGTGATTGGCTCGAACCTGGCGGCGTTGTCTTTGGTACAAACAGACTCTTGGCGCAGAAAAGCAGTGAGGCAGAATGCGCTCATGTTTCGCCAGTTGCTTCGCTCACGCGGGTTTACTGTAGACGAAGAAGATACGCCAATCATCCCGCTCACGTTAGGAGAGAATGAGTGGACTTTGCAGTTCAGCAAAAGGCTTAGGCAGCGAGGGATTGCAGCAGTGGCGATTCGACCTCCTACTGTGCCAGCAGGAACCGCACGTATCCGCTTTACCGTGATGGCTGCTCATACGCGCGAAGAGCTGGAGTGGGCTTGCGAGCAAGTGAGCGTAATCAGGGACGAGCTTCAAAAAGGAGGAACGATATCGTGA
- the bioB gene encoding biotin synthase BioB, whose product MEQSTCLDWKGYSRKAISKEVLTHEEAMKVLQAPDDELLLVMNEAFRVRKHFFGKKVKLNMIINAKSGLCPEDCGYCSQSIVSNAPVSKYTMLDKETLLAGAREAMNRKAGTYCIVASGRGPTEKELGQVIEAVKEIRETMPLKICACLGILSDEQATRLKDSGVHRYNHNLNTSRNHYEAITTTHTYDQRIQTVDTVKRAGMSPCAGVIIGMGESDEEIVEMAFALRNLDADSIPINFLNAIPGTPLEDKGRTPAMKALRVLALFRFICPDKEIRVAGGREVNLRTLQPLSLYAANSLFVGDYLTTPGQEITTDHQMIEDLGFEIELCAL is encoded by the coding sequence ATGGAGCAAAGCACCTGTTTGGATTGGAAGGGATACTCTCGTAAAGCAATTAGCAAGGAAGTGCTTACGCACGAAGAGGCAATGAAGGTGTTGCAAGCGCCGGATGATGAGCTGCTGCTGGTCATGAACGAAGCGTTTCGCGTCAGAAAGCACTTTTTCGGAAAAAAGGTCAAACTGAACATGATCATCAACGCCAAGAGCGGCCTATGTCCGGAGGATTGCGGTTACTGCTCACAGTCGATTGTTTCGAATGCTCCCGTATCCAAGTACACGATGCTGGACAAGGAGACATTGCTCGCAGGTGCCCGAGAAGCCATGAATCGAAAAGCAGGTACATACTGTATTGTCGCCTCAGGACGCGGTCCCACGGAAAAAGAGCTGGGCCAAGTCATCGAGGCCGTCAAAGAAATCCGTGAGACGATGCCGCTGAAAATTTGCGCGTGTTTAGGGATTCTAAGCGACGAACAAGCAACGCGTCTAAAAGATTCAGGTGTTCACCGTTACAACCATAATCTCAACACGAGTCGCAACCATTACGAAGCGATTACGACAACGCACACGTACGACCAGCGTATACAGACAGTCGATACCGTGAAAAGAGCAGGGATGTCGCCCTGCGCAGGCGTGATCATTGGCATGGGGGAGAGCGATGAGGAGATCGTCGAAATGGCATTTGCCCTGCGCAATCTCGACGCAGATTCCATCCCTATCAATTTTTTAAATGCGATTCCAGGAACCCCGTTGGAGGATAAAGGACGCACCCCGGCAATGAAGGCTCTGCGTGTTCTCGCTTTGTTCCGATTTATTTGCCCGGATAAAGAAATTCGTGTTGCGGGTGGTCGCGAAGTGAATTTGCGCACCTTGCAGCCTCTTTCCTTGTATGCGGCTAACTCGTTGTTTGTGGGCGATTATTTGACGACACCCGGGCAAGAAATCACGACAGACCATCAGATGATTGAAGACCTCGGGTTTGAAATCGAGCTGTGTGCGCTGTAG
- the bioD gene encoding dethiobiotin synthase, whose amino-acid sequence MADRPFSGLFITGTDTGVGKTIVTAGIASVLRETGVDIGVWKPVQSGARAHDEGSDAMHLRSWSGVPDACEEIAPLCFEAPLTPYLAAEAEGKSLTMEEVIACGRPLMERYPALLVEGAGGLLVPLTPTETIADLAARLNLPMLIVARAGLGTINHTLLSVWYARELGIEVVGVILNQNNSAGVIDESVKTNASMIESYGGVPVWGVLPWINKPLERQHLTQLIQECVDIGQLCQWSHK is encoded by the coding sequence ATGGCTGATCGCCCCTTTTCCGGATTGTTCATCACAGGAACAGATACTGGGGTAGGCAAAACGATTGTGACTGCCGGAATCGCATCCGTGTTGCGTGAGACAGGAGTGGACATCGGAGTTTGGAAGCCAGTCCAGTCAGGAGCACGAGCACATGATGAGGGCAGTGACGCTATGCACTTGAGATCGTGGAGCGGAGTGCCTGACGCGTGTGAGGAGATAGCCCCACTTTGTTTTGAAGCACCGCTTACCCCTTATCTGGCTGCGGAAGCAGAGGGGAAGAGCTTGACTATGGAGGAAGTAATCGCTTGCGGGCGACCCTTGATGGAACGTTATCCGGCACTCCTTGTCGAAGGAGCGGGTGGTCTGCTTGTTCCATTGACTCCAACCGAAACGATAGCGGATCTTGCTGCTCGGCTGAACCTGCCCATGCTCATCGTGGCTCGGGCTGGGCTCGGCACAATTAACCATACGCTCTTGTCCGTTTGGTATGCACGGGAACTCGGGATCGAGGTTGTGGGTGTCATCCTGAATCAAAACAACTCAGCTGGTGTCATTGATGAGAGTGTCAAAACAAACGCGAGCATGATTGAGAGCTATGGGGGAGTTCCCGTATGGGGCGTGCTTCCATGGATAAACAAACCGTTAGAGCGCCAGCACTTGACGCAGCTGATCCAAGAATGTGTAGACATCGGACAGCTGTGTCAGTGGAGCCATAAATAA
- the bioA gene encoding adenosylmethionine--8-amino-7-oxononanoate transaminase produces MLTEVVIWLLNNYEELSAKNKQYVWHPFTQMKDYVAQEPLIIARGEGIKLFDVNGKAYYDGFSSVWLNVHGHNVPELNQAITEQLDQIAHSTLLGMANVPSILLAEKLINLAPKGLSKVFYSDNGATAVEISLKMAFQYWQNRGHTGKHSFITMNNAYHGDTIGATSVGAIPLYHQVYKPLLFSPHVIPYPYPYRQGGEEAAVQATLSSLESLLRDRAHEIAAMIVEPVVQGASGMIIMPDGCLKKIAEMLRAHDVLLIADEVATGFGRTGKMFACEHDGVVPDIMAVAKGLTGGYLPVAATLVTEQIYDAFFADYEEQKTFFHGHSFTGNPLGCAVALANLRLMEERGVVQQVAQKAIVLEQLLGPLYDLPHVGDIRQKGLMAGIELVRDKETKEPYHWNERIGVRVCQVAREKGLLTRPLGNVIVFIPPLVSTTEELADMVRILAESIQDVTTGEVEE; encoded by the coding sequence ATGTTAACCGAGGTTGTGATTTGGTTGTTAAATAACTATGAAGAACTATCTGCCAAAAACAAGCAATATGTTTGGCATCCCTTCACCCAAATGAAAGACTACGTCGCACAGGAGCCACTCATTATTGCGAGAGGAGAAGGGATCAAGCTATTCGATGTGAACGGCAAAGCTTACTACGACGGTTTTTCCTCTGTGTGGTTGAACGTCCATGGCCACAACGTTCCCGAGCTGAATCAGGCGATCACGGAGCAGCTTGACCAGATTGCCCATTCTACTTTGCTCGGCATGGCAAACGTCCCATCCATTTTATTAGCGGAAAAGCTGATCAATCTCGCTCCAAAAGGATTGAGTAAAGTTTTTTACTCTGACAACGGGGCAACTGCGGTCGAAATCTCACTGAAAATGGCGTTCCAATACTGGCAAAATCGCGGACATACCGGAAAGCATTCGTTTATCACGATGAACAATGCCTATCACGGGGATACGATTGGAGCCACAAGTGTGGGAGCTATTCCCCTCTACCATCAGGTCTATAAACCGCTGCTCTTTTCTCCACATGTCATTCCATACCCTTATCCGTACAGGCAAGGCGGTGAAGAAGCAGCCGTTCAGGCCACATTGAGCAGCCTGGAAAGTTTGCTTAGGGATAGAGCTCATGAGATTGCGGCGATGATCGTAGAGCCTGTCGTGCAGGGAGCAAGCGGAATGATTATCATGCCGGATGGTTGCTTGAAAAAAATCGCGGAGATGTTGCGCGCCCATGATGTATTGCTGATCGCAGACGAAGTAGCGACAGGATTTGGACGTACGGGCAAAATGTTCGCTTGTGAGCATGATGGGGTCGTGCCAGACATCATGGCAGTTGCAAAAGGGCTTACAGGAGGGTATTTGCCTGTAGCGGCTACCTTAGTAACCGAGCAGATTTATGATGCCTTTTTCGCTGACTATGAGGAACAGAAAACCTTTTTCCACGGACATTCGTTTACAGGAAATCCACTCGGCTGTGCAGTTGCTCTCGCCAACCTGCGGCTGATGGAGGAGCGCGGAGTTGTTCAACAAGTAGCACAAAAGGCAATCGTTTTGGAGCAATTGCTAGGGCCGCTGTACGACCTACCTCATGTAGGAGATATCCGGCAAAAAGGCTTGATGGCGGGAATCGAGCTGGTTCGGGATAAAGAGACCAAGGAGCCTTATCACTGGAATGAGCGGATCGGTGTGCGTGTCTGTCAGGTAGCGAGAGAAAAAGGGCTTTTGACACGACCGTTGGGCAACGTCATCGTTTTTATCCCACCGCTTGTATCTACAACGGAAGAATTGGCTGACATGGTTCGGATTTTGGCGGAATCGATTCAGGATGTAACGACAGGTGAAGTAGAGGAGTGA
- a CDS encoding phosphodiester glycosidase family protein, with translation MRAQRIVTLLTATTMAWGAFVPFVPFATNVAHARAETSALNMMWQTPIGEGTTLQKYTKSFANQVVTIMVTKVDLNNPYVEVKPVYGTKGKLTDKQTVTQMARETGAIAAINADFFHMTKRGAPFGIVMKDDELISSMGLVSYWYALGLTGDKMAIVDKFGFGGKVTAPNGATYSIQGVNKEEYNPSDGRKSHQNQLNVYTPSFGKTSLGTIPGYKDVVEILFVDNVAKEVRVNQPGVYIPYNGYVLWGHGAAGAFLKQNFPVGATAAVEYQTTPQTLNLKQAVGGNVILVDQGKALTSFQADKSITSKTARTSVGVSQDGKTLYMVTIDASQGVYLDELAKIMAELGSYRAVNFDGGGSTTMATRMLGETHANLANKPSGGAERRVPTGLAVYNTAPAGELRGFQIDVPADVLIGQSIPLSASKGYDVHFQPYAINAGDVSWDASQSEAGSVNGKHFTPARSGKITLTARLGNVTQNKDIQVISGIDVQQIIVSPNPITIAPGQSITLDVKIKTKKGSTVQATPLSVKASVDSSVATINDNLQLVAGNEPGNGNLTITYDGVATTVPFAVGQFEQPWLTFDNQAGMYHAANPSSISSAGSFALVSDQTFRTKKAAKLVYNFSGAPANNMRISYGMLGANPVTIPGKPLGLGLWVNGDNSGHWLRAEAIDANGKSVYVDLAKEINWTGWKQVKGYFPSNVAYPLHLKSVYVVDQANDGITHDKGTLYFDEFSLLLGNKTGQPSDVAVVPELPGSMSLGAELDLHYSFENTASYLDSALIDVESIVTQPMPGYVPADYSFTIKPGELKAGQEDAISTSSIRLTLAPKQWLAGKGVGLLYVNQVNNTLDPLLGTMNAQGQWVYEVNSYGKYIPYYLDNAGTSNAGFTDITKHPAKAEITYMAEKGYVKGLTETTFGPEVSLTRAQFVTLLARSFEWELPSSPKLKFKDKVPSYAQGAVQVAVSKGLVKGYNDNTFRPDQPVTRAEAAVILDRLVNKKGATKKVSDKGTWPSWASTSINNMVGLGLIDPVGGNYQPNKPTTRAVCVVALYRILHQVK, from the coding sequence ATGAGAGCGCAAAGGATAGTGACGCTGCTCACGGCTACGACCATGGCCTGGGGAGCTTTTGTTCCGTTTGTGCCGTTTGCGACCAATGTCGCACACGCCAGAGCGGAGACAAGTGCATTGAATATGATGTGGCAAACCCCAATTGGTGAGGGGACCACTTTGCAGAAATATACGAAATCATTTGCCAATCAAGTAGTCACGATCATGGTAACAAAGGTTGATTTGAACAATCCTTATGTTGAGGTAAAACCGGTATACGGAACGAAAGGCAAGCTGACAGATAAGCAGACGGTTACACAAATGGCGCGTGAAACCGGAGCTATAGCAGCGATCAATGCCGACTTTTTTCACATGACGAAGCGGGGAGCGCCGTTTGGCATTGTCATGAAAGACGATGAACTCATTTCTTCCATGGGCTTGGTCTCCTACTGGTACGCGCTGGGCTTGACCGGAGACAAGATGGCCATTGTCGACAAGTTTGGCTTTGGCGGAAAGGTTACTGCCCCTAATGGTGCTACCTATTCGATTCAGGGTGTCAACAAGGAAGAGTACAACCCAAGTGACGGACGAAAAAGTCACCAGAACCAACTGAACGTCTATACCCCTTCCTTTGGCAAAACCAGCTTGGGGACGATACCGGGCTACAAAGATGTCGTCGAGATTCTGTTTGTAGACAACGTAGCCAAAGAAGTTCGTGTGAATCAACCTGGCGTATACATACCTTACAACGGCTATGTCCTTTGGGGACATGGAGCAGCGGGAGCATTCCTCAAGCAAAACTTCCCTGTCGGCGCTACTGCAGCGGTTGAGTACCAAACGACACCACAGACACTCAACCTAAAGCAAGCGGTAGGCGGCAATGTGATTTTGGTTGATCAAGGGAAAGCGCTCACTTCCTTTCAAGCGGACAAGTCCATCACCAGCAAGACGGCACGCACATCGGTCGGAGTTTCGCAGGATGGGAAGACCTTGTACATGGTCACGATCGATGCGAGCCAAGGCGTTTATTTGGACGAGCTGGCAAAAATCATGGCGGAGCTCGGCTCTTATCGGGCTGTAAACTTTGACGGTGGTGGCTCTACGACCATGGCAACTCGCATGCTGGGTGAGACACACGCGAATCTGGCGAATAAGCCGAGCGGCGGTGCTGAGCGTCGAGTGCCTACTGGACTGGCCGTATACAATACAGCACCTGCTGGAGAATTGAGAGGCTTCCAAATCGATGTACCGGCAGATGTGCTTATCGGACAATCTATCCCGCTCAGCGCATCCAAAGGTTATGATGTGCATTTCCAACCGTATGCGATCAATGCCGGCGATGTGAGCTGGGATGCTAGTCAGTCCGAAGCGGGCTCCGTAAATGGCAAACACTTCACACCAGCTCGCTCCGGCAAAATCACATTGACTGCGCGATTGGGCAATGTGACGCAAAATAAAGACATTCAAGTCATTTCCGGCATCGATGTGCAGCAAATCATCGTTTCCCCGAATCCGATTACCATTGCACCGGGACAATCCATTACTCTCGATGTCAAAATCAAAACGAAAAAGGGCTCTACCGTACAAGCGACGCCACTTAGCGTAAAAGCGAGTGTCGATTCTTCTGTAGCGACAATTAACGACAATCTGCAATTGGTAGCAGGCAATGAGCCGGGCAACGGAAACCTGACGATTACGTATGATGGCGTGGCGACAACCGTACCATTTGCCGTTGGACAATTTGAGCAGCCATGGCTCACCTTCGATAATCAGGCAGGCATGTACCATGCGGCAAATCCGTCTAGCATCAGTTCGGCTGGTTCGTTCGCGCTCGTCTCCGATCAGACGTTCCGCACGAAAAAAGCAGCGAAGCTAGTGTACAACTTCTCAGGAGCACCAGCGAACAACATGCGGATTTCGTACGGTATGCTGGGGGCAAACCCTGTGACGATTCCTGGCAAGCCGCTCGGATTGGGCTTATGGGTCAATGGGGACAACAGCGGACATTGGCTCCGTGCAGAAGCAATTGATGCAAACGGCAAGTCGGTCTACGTCGATCTGGCAAAAGAGATCAATTGGACAGGCTGGAAGCAAGTGAAAGGCTACTTCCCGAGCAATGTTGCCTATCCATTGCATCTGAAGAGTGTGTATGTCGTTGACCAAGCCAATGATGGCATTACACACGACAAAGGAACACTGTACTTCGACGAATTCTCGCTCCTCTTAGGCAACAAGACAGGTCAACCGAGCGATGTGGCCGTTGTCCCTGAACTGCCAGGCAGCATGTCACTCGGAGCGGAGCTTGATCTCCATTACTCCTTTGAAAATACCGCATCTTATCTGGATAGTGCACTGATTGATGTGGAGTCGATCGTGACCCAGCCAATGCCAGGATATGTACCTGCTGATTACTCGTTTACGATTAAGCCGGGCGAACTAAAAGCAGGGCAAGAGGACGCGATATCAACCTCGTCGATTCGATTGACCTTGGCACCGAAGCAATGGCTCGCTGGAAAAGGCGTTGGACTCTTGTACGTAAACCAAGTAAACAATACGTTGGATCCGCTTCTGGGAACCATGAATGCTCAAGGTCAGTGGGTATATGAAGTCAATAGCTACGGCAAGTACATTCCGTACTACCTGGACAATGCAGGCACGAGCAACGCTGGATTTACAGATATCACGAAGCATCCAGCCAAGGCAGAAATCACCTACATGGCGGAAAAGGGTTACGTGAAGGGTTTGACAGAGACGACGTTTGGACCAGAGGTTTCCCTGACAAGAGCACAGTTCGTCACCCTGCTCGCGCGCTCTTTTGAATGGGAGCTCCCTTCCTCACCAAAGCTGAAATTCAAGGATAAGGTGCCTTCCTATGCGCAAGGTGCCGTACAGGTTGCCGTTTCCAAAGGTCTGGTGAAGGGGTATAACGATAATACCTTCCGTCCGGATCAGCCGGTGACTCGCGCAGAGGCCGCAGTCATTCTCGATCGTCTCGTGAATAAAAAGGGAGCGACGAAAAAGGTCTCCGATAAAGGAACCTGGCCTTCCTGGGCATCGACATCCATCAACAACATGGTCGGACTTGGTCTGATTGATCCAGTTGGAGGAAATTATCAGCCGAATAAACCGACGACGAGAGCAGTGTGTGTCGTAGCGCTTTATCGCATTCTGCATCAAGTTAAATAG
- the wecB gene encoding non-hydrolyzing UDP-N-acetylglucosamine 2-epimerase — protein MKTVKVMTVFGTRPEAIKMAPLVHELNKYSEQIESVVCVTAQHRQMLDQVLDIFDIQPDIDLNIMKDRQTLVGVTTRALESLDETMKEVKPDIVLVHGDTTTTFVASLAAFYNQVAIGHVEAGLRTWDKYSPFPEEMNRQLTGVMADLHFSPTNGSADNLRREAKPEKSIYVTGNTAIDALKTTVREDYTHPVLDRVAGQKLVLMTAHRRENLGEPMRRIFRAVRRLVDEHPEISVVYPVHLNPAVQEVAQEILGNHDRISLIEPLDALDFHNFARRSHLILTDSGGVQEEAPSLGVPVLVLRDTTERPEGIEAGTLKLVGTDEEQVYAMAKELLTNQAAYDAMAHAVNPYGDGEASRRIVEAILYHFGLRAEQPEPFQPGQ, from the coding sequence ATGAAAACTGTAAAAGTAATGACGGTATTCGGCACACGTCCAGAAGCGATCAAAATGGCACCGCTTGTCCATGAATTGAACAAGTACAGCGAGCAGATCGAATCTGTCGTTTGCGTGACGGCCCAGCATCGTCAAATGCTCGATCAGGTTTTGGACATTTTTGATATTCAACCAGACATTGATTTGAACATTATGAAGGATCGCCAAACGCTGGTGGGCGTGACCACGCGCGCATTGGAGAGCCTGGATGAAACAATGAAGGAAGTAAAACCGGACATCGTCCTCGTACACGGGGATACGACAACCACTTTTGTGGCGAGTCTGGCTGCTTTTTATAATCAAGTCGCGATTGGCCACGTGGAAGCGGGCTTGCGCACATGGGACAAGTACTCGCCGTTCCCGGAAGAGATGAACCGTCAGTTGACAGGTGTAATGGCTGACCTTCATTTCTCTCCGACCAATGGATCGGCTGACAATCTTCGTCGCGAAGCAAAGCCGGAAAAGAGCATCTACGTGACAGGAAACACAGCGATTGACGCGTTGAAAACAACGGTTCGCGAGGATTACACGCATCCGGTGCTTGATCGCGTAGCTGGTCAGAAGCTGGTGCTGATGACGGCACACCGCCGCGAAAATTTGGGCGAGCCAATGCGCCGTATTTTCCGTGCAGTTCGAAGACTGGTGGATGAGCATCCCGAGATTTCTGTTGTGTATCCGGTTCACTTGAATCCTGCTGTACAAGAAGTGGCGCAGGAGATTCTCGGAAACCATGATCGCATTTCATTGATCGAACCATTGGATGCCCTTGATTTCCACAACTTCGCTCGTCGTTCCCATCTCATCCTGACCGATTCCGGCGGGGTACAGGAGGAAGCGCCGTCTCTTGGCGTACCAGTCCTGGTTCTGCGCGATACGACAGAACGTCCTGAGGGGATTGAAGCAGGCACGTTGAAGCTCGTGGGAACCGACGAAGAGCAAGTGTATGCAATGGCAAAAGAATTGCTGACCAACCAAGCGGCTTACGATGCAATGGCGCATGCTGTCAACCCATATGGGGATGGCGAGGCTTCACGCCGTATTGTAGAAGCAATCCTCTATCATTTTGGTTTGCGGGCTGAACAACCAGAGCCGTTCCAACCAGGTCAGTAA
- the upp gene encoding uracil phosphoribosyltransferase, whose product MSRVYVFDHPLIQHKVTYIRDKNTGTKEFRELVDEVTTLMGYEITRDMPLEEITIETPVATCQSNVIAGKKVGLVPILRAGLGMVDGLMRLIPAAKVGHVGLYRDPETLQPIEYYVKLPSDVAERELIVTDPMLATGGSAVAALTALKKRGAKNLKLMCLIAAPEGIKLVQDEHPDVDIYVAAVDEYLNDHGYIVPGLGDAGDRLYGTK is encoded by the coding sequence ATGAGCCGTGTATATGTGTTTGACCATCCGCTGATTCAGCATAAAGTTACGTATATTCGTGACAAGAATACAGGGACCAAGGAATTTCGCGAACTGGTAGATGAAGTGACTACTCTGATGGGCTATGAAATTACCCGTGATATGCCTTTGGAGGAAATCACTATCGAAACGCCAGTGGCTACCTGTCAGTCGAATGTAATCGCTGGTAAAAAAGTAGGGTTGGTACCGATTCTGCGTGCTGGTCTTGGTATGGTGGATGGCCTGATGAGGCTGATCCCTGCTGCCAAAGTAGGACACGTAGGTCTTTACCGTGATCCGGAAACCCTACAGCCTATTGAGTATTATGTGAAGCTGCCATCCGATGTTGCTGAGCGTGAGTTGATCGTAACTGACCCGATGCTGGCGACTGGTGGCTCTGCTGTTGCCGCTCTTACTGCTTTGAAAAAACGTGGAGCGAAAAACTTGAAACTGATGTGCCTCATCGCTGCTCCAGAAGGTATCAAGCTAGTTCAGGACGAGCATCCTGATGTAGATATTTACGTAGCGGCTGTTGATGAATATTTAAACGACCATGGATACATCGTGCCAGGCTTGGGCGATGCGGGTGACCGCTTGTACGGCACGAAGTAG